The Plasmodium yoelii strain 17X genome assembly, chromosome: 8 DNA window AATATGTTCtaaaatgttatactttaaaacaataaaacaaggaaaaatattaattggATTAAAGTATTCCTCTTGAGTGAATTAATTATTTcgttgtactatacagtgatatggcaataataatagtagtagtaataacaatagattaatatattattttatttgattcaGATACATGGATATATAGCAGTTATGTTTATTCTCAAAGGTATGATGatattaaaattgtatgcGAAAAACATAAGATGAAATATTACAATTTTGactttgtattttttaatgtgttaatattataattaacgTTAccaatcaaaataatattaatatttatacaatttccttaaaatatagtttattataaaatatgtagtataatattatttattaaaatataaaagcaaactatatatttagaaaaataatagttctaagttatttttaattaagaattttaatgtatacatgAATTAAAAGCtttaattttagaaaatataaggCATAATTAAGCTATGTAGAATaagtaaatattatatggctacatccttgtcttaaaaaaacGTACTTCTCTTATCTCTCCTAtctaaaatgtaaatataacaaCGTAATTAcgcatagttttctattatactttaaatttgcattaatacttattaatttgttaatatttaatattaaataacaggcataataaatgtttaatatttactatgtattatttttaaaacaatctACATTtgaagacttatttaagcttataaatacgggttcattactaattgttgttttaaagaatggaaaaaatatggaaaatatattgtaaaattacccaataaggtatatttataaattgaagtatataaaaataaaataaagttataggactcattaaaatggattataaatttatatatattaaataaaaatcatattaaaattatgtaatttgGATAGAGCATGTAGCATacaacttaatttgaaatactataattttaataaaacagtggtatatatattagaaacaagtatataaatatttaatgtattttaaaaaattactatttatatactttaatattatagtaataatgggtTTCTTAATTGTTTCAATTTTTGCagtatattaaaacaaaagatatgGTGCTggttattttctatattaaagcatatttaTAAGAAGATACATTCTAACTCATTACAATGCTGATTTAATTTTCATATGAGTGTTATTAAGGATAATTGTTTAtgtaaaattgtattatatattcatttggCAAAAAATGGATTAAACATTCCCCAAAATAAGGCAATTTATCTAACTAccataaaagtatatattgttccatattatctttaaattgatattaaaaatgataataacatGTTTAACCACagacaattttatattaaatttcaataattttgtcatttattagccgtaaaatatataaaataatatgatgttacataatctacatattataaacaaaataaaattacaatgGATCATCGCAtggtatataatttttttaataaattttgctttttattatatttttcgatGTTATATTAcctataaaattcattaaattttattttataagagttacattaacatatatttttattattattttttaaatgttttcttagtgtggaAGATTTAGTACATTGAGAAACTTTTTGCCCGatgaattaaacaaaaatacaAGTTTTCAATTTCATAATAATGGGAATATTAAGAATTATTGCCCTAATGGAGATTCAGGGGAAAAGGAATGTAAGACTGAGctcgataaaataaatgctgCATGTCTATGGTTGCTCGAGCAAACTATTGTTAATAGGATTAATGATTTAAGTAAAGATCAACCTaatgtatttattatatacattatgatatggttaagtcaTATGTTAAAACTAAAGAACGTTAATGGCATCAACAACCTAAAAGATTTTTATACAAactatatagaaaataatacgCATTATACTAATTGTAAAAAAGGTGATAATGATTGTAGTAGTTCATTAAAAGATAAATTtggatataataattttaaggagtttataaaagaaaacgAATGCTTTATGAGTATTAGTATTACAGAAATGtctaaatattataatgcatttaaattattatgtgaaaTGTATACTGAAGGTAATACAGACGAATCAAGTTGCACGAAAAGTTTGGAACATGCTAAAgaatttgttgaaaaatataaagagcTTAGTGAAGATTCTAGTATTGCTGAAAACAGTTCATGTAGTCAAATATTGTCTAGtttatcaactgattataataatttaaaaaaaaaatgtaatgaaCTTGGATGTAACGATTTTCCACTCCTTCAAGAGATAAAAACAACACAAGATCATGTAAAAAGTTCTAAAGATAACTCTGAACAAATTTATGGACAAAGTTCTGAAGctacatcatcaagttcgtcgataacaaacaaattaattccagttTTATCGACATTTGCTGCAATACCAATATTCTTgggaattttttataaggtaaataataaggaatttataatttattttcgtGATTACTTATATGctattatcaaaaaatatataatatttttaccatttttacattagtattcgttatttggatttagGAAACGACCTCAAAAACagcatttaagagaaaagctaaaaaaataaagaagaaaatgaacatcaatatatgattcaatagtaataattattCCAGGagtagtaataatgattgatatatgttaagaaaATGTCTATTGGAAATAAGCAATTTttaatcataatttttgcataatttttatatggtttttatgttgtgttCCCCATATTCGGATTagggttaagtattatacctttatttaattttttatagtttgaacactaattaaatatatgcaccatcttgtatgtttaatcacgagATGATGTTCAACAGTCGAAATATACAATCAAAAATGAGTcccataatattttttcatgagttataatatatatattgactatatattaattcatattatgctatattataattgcctatataaaacttgttaatttgtggttatattgaattatgtataacataatatgtttctttattttatgaaaattttatttagtaaaacttataatttgtatcagatttgttttaatttaaataatgttaCCTAACTGAACCGtaataatagcattataTATGGGGCTGGGTATGAATTATAATTCAATTCATTTTGAATATCCctctacattataatataactTCAGGTTAATGGGTATATTTTGattgttaattaaacatattaccaatatataataggtagtcataaaatatagattcatggAATATCGATCGAGGTTCGACAACACAACGATATCTACAAAAGGCACTTTATgtatctaacatttttagtaatacataaaaaattgaactatatataatatttttttagttttaattgtagttattattatctttttgtatttcctttacatttgtattaaaattattagtaTTAATAGGAGTTGTTTTATACACTTTAATTCAAttatcataaggtataataatatattaatcattattaatttttaaattttacattttgaggtataaataaattggaaatatattataatataagtagttaattgaaaaaatataagtatattaataaaatttcatatcaTATTGTGTTCtagtaattataaataatatgatagatataattagagttattattatatacctataaatataaattattaaaatattatattaataactaatattgaaatattgtttttttgtggaaacttaatataattaaatactaatattaattttatcgagaaggcaaataataatacaatataaaggtatcaatgttatatatttgttaatgatCCAATTTGgaatttatagttttatattctaaaaagcTATATAAATAGAGAAAGTGTTAAAGAGTCAATCAATGTTAAATTtccttttattattccatgttaacgcatattatattgtcgttgttttaccatagaatttataaaatatagaatttttaataaattatttgaatgtatatacattgataactataacaatataagatataagataaaatgaataatgtagaaaaattaaagaatattcaacttaatttatatattaaaagagcaaatatatcttatctctctcctcttaaagggtAATATAACAATCTAATCAAATacagttttctattatactttaaaatatcatcagtaggtatatatgtttaatatatactaagtattattttaaaagcaatctacatataaaaacttatttaaACTTATAAATAGCTTAATAAATAcaggttcagtgctaattgttttaaaccgtgagaattatgcgtaaaatatattgtaaaattacccaataaggtgtatttataaattgaggtatataggaataaaataaagttataggactcattaaaatggattataaatttatatatattaaataaaaataataataaaattatgtatattcaATTAAAAAAGAGAATAATGATacttattttgaaaatactataatttgaataaaacatggtatatagtattagaatcaagtatataagtatttaatatatttaaaaaaaattacgatttatatacttttaattattatagtaataatgaattTCTTAACTATTTCGATTTTTGCagtatattaaaacaaaaaatatgacattgcttatttctatattaaaccatatgtataagaatatatattCTAAGCTCATTACTATGTCACTTTAATTTTGTAATATGATTATAACGAAAGGTATTAAGgataataatttatgtaaaattgtattatatatacatatgataaaaaatgtattaaccCTTCCCCCAAATAAGGCAATTTATCTAACTACTATAAAAGTATTATCTTGTTCCATATTgtctttaaattaatattaaaaatgataataacatGTTTAACCATAGACAATTTTATGCTATGGttcaattattttgtcatttattaagcataaaatatataaaataatatgatgttacataatctacatattataaacaaaataaaattgcaaTGTATCATCGCAtggtatataattttttaataaaattgggTTTTCCTTATATTTGTTGATATTATATTACCTATAAAATTcattcaattttattttataagagtttcattaacatatatttttattattattttttaaatgttttcttagtgtggaAGATTTAGTACATTGAGAAACTTTTTGCCCGATGAATTAGGCAAAACtacaaatttaaaatttcatGATAATGGAAagattaaaaattattgccCTAATCAGAACTGCAATACTGATctcgataaaataaatgctgCATGTCTATGGTTGCTCAAGCAAACtattgttaataatattgatagTTTAACTAATGAAGAGCTTAAAgcgtttattatatatattatgatatggttaagttatatgttaaatcTAAAGAATGTTAATAACATCAACTACCTAAAAGATTTTTATGAAAAGCATATAAAGAATAACAGTCATTATACTAAATGTAATGAATCAGGTGATGATTGTAGTGATTCATTAAAAGATAAACTGGgatatgataattttaaggagttcataaaagaaaatgaatgtATTATGAGTATTAGTATTATAGAAATGTCTAAAtattatgatgcatttaaattattatgtgaaaTTTATGCTGGAGGTAATACAGACAAATCAAGTTGCACGAAAAATTTGAAAACTGCTCAAGAAtttgctaaaaaatataaagagcTTAGTGACGGTTCTAGTATTACTGAAAACAGTTCATGTAGTCAAATATTTCTtactttatcaaatgattataatagtttaaaaaaaaaatgtaatgaaCTTGGATGTAACGAGTTTCCACCCCTTCCAGAGAAAACAACAATACAAGGCCATGTACAAAGTTCTAAAGATAAGTCTGTAGAAAAATCTGAAGAGAATTCTGTACAAGGCTTTGGAGCTACATTATCAAATTCGTCGAtaacaaacaaattaattccagttttatcgatatttgctgcaataccaattttcttgggaattgcttataaggtaaataataaggaatttaaaaaataatttcattACATATATCCAAacgttaataaaaaattacaattttcttaacattttatattagtattcgttatttggatttcgaaAACGAGATCAAAAgcaacatttaagagaaaaaataaaaaaataaagaagaaaatggatcatccatatatgattcgaagagtagtGACTATTTaaggaatataaataatgatttatatatgtcAAGAAGTtgtttatttgaaaatatgtaGTTTTTGCATACTTTTATAtagcttttattttttgggactcatattcgggttagggttaAATATTacatctttatttatttttttataattttgaataatttgataacatttattattttaaggaattgttttaaatatatatatagtaaacATTTTATCACAAATGTGTATAGGATAAGTTGtagtttttaatatttatattaagtttaaatatgtaagaaaaaatgaaaatgaagataattatgaaaagaaacgaataaagaaatatattttgacaAATTATAAGAATTGCATGTATGTTAATATAACTTAATGGCAAATGTGTTGAACTATACTAtgtctttttgtattttattgttaatttggGGTTAATAATTTATGGGACAATTGATCAAATATTGGAATCGTTTTGGTCCTAGAAGATAACCCTGgtttaaataattacaatGTATAATATGAGAATCTGGGGGAGAATGAAGAGAAGTAAGGAAAAAGCATGaaaaaagttataaattGAAGAAATGGTAAAGTCGTAAATTGCGTCAATGAGAAAATGagattattaaatatatagaaagtTATGAAGGTCGATCCTgtacatttattaatttattttttttgtttataaaagaaaagacgattatttatatgataaatttaattaacaaCTTTTTGTTTTGAAGCTacacatttattattaacttatattttattagttAATGTTTTGTTTTGATTTGggtttaattttatattattcatacaataaataatattttcacaatttatatatattacgaaacatataatttatctaagacataatacattttataatagttaaaatgaacatatatatattttataatacatttcGTTATTAAATTTCCTAGTAACTCCAAAAggttatgtatataaaattgttattattataaaagctatagatataaatgaacaaaatattgTATCAATAACTAGGCACTGGTATATTGTTAGATTATGGCAACATCATATATCTATtgtataaaagtatatttatAGAGCTTACATGTT harbors:
- a CDS encoding PIR protein — translated: MYHRMCGRFSTLRNFLPDELGKTTNLKFHDNGKIKNYCPNQNCNTDLDKINAACLWLLKQTIVNNIDSLTNEELKAFIIYIMIWLSYMLNLKNVNNINYLKDFYEKHIKNNSHYTKCNESGDDCSDSLKDKLGYDNFKEFIKENECIMSISIIEMSKYYDAFKLLCEIYAGGNTDKSSCTKNLKTAQEFAKKYKELSDGSSITENSSCSQIFLTLSNDYNSLKKKCNELGCNEFPPLPEKTTIQGHVQSSKDKSVEKSEENSVQGFGATLSNSSITNKLIPVLSIFAAIPIFLGIAYKYSLFGFRKRDQKQHLREKIKK
- a CDS encoding PIR protein → MDHRMCGRFSTLRNFLPDELNKNTSFQFHNNGNIKNYCPNGDSGEKECKTELDKINAACLWLLEQTIVNRINDLSKDQPNVFIIYIMIWLSHMLKLKNVNGINNLKDFYTNYIENNTHYTNCKKGDNDCSSSLKDKFGYNNFKEFIKENECFMSISITEMSKYYNAFKLLCEMYTEGNTDESSCTKSLEHAKEFVEKYKELSEDSSIAENSSCSQILSSLSTDYNNLKKKCNELGCNDFPLLQEIKTTQDHVKSSKDNSEQIYGQSSEATSSSSSITNKLIPVLSTFAAIPIFLGIFYKYSLFGFRKRPQKQHLREKLKK